A genomic region of Gossypium hirsutum isolate 1008001.06 chromosome D01, Gossypium_hirsutum_v2.1, whole genome shotgun sequence contains the following coding sequences:
- the LOC107922001 gene encoding monosaccharide-sensing protein 2, with the protein MRGAAFVAIAATIGNFLQGWDNATIAGAIVYIKNDLNLGTSVEGLVVAMSLIGATAITTCSGAISDWLGRRPMLIMSSMLYFVSGLVMLWSPNVYILCLARLLDGFGIGLAVTLVPVYISETAPSEIRGLLNTLPQFTGSGGMFLSYCMVFGMSLMDSPSWRLMLGVLSIPSLLYFAFTVFYLPESPRWLVSKGRMLEAKQVLQRLRGREDVSGEMALLVEGLGIGGETSIEEYIIGPADELDESQEPGADKDKIRLYGPEEGLSWVAKPVAGQSILSIASRPGSMVNQSMPLMDPLVTLFGSVHEKLPETGSTRSMLFPNFGSMFSTAEPHARNEQWDEESLQREGEDYASDAAGGDSDDNLHSPLISRQTTSLEKDMVPPASHISSLSMRRHSTLVQDVTESVGGTGIGGGWQLAWKWSEREGEGGKKEGGFKRIYLHEEGIPGSRRGSLVSLPGNDMPAEGEFIQAAALVSQPALYSKELMDQHPVGPAMVHPAETASEGPVWTALLDPGVKRALLVGIGIQILQQFSGINGVLYYTPQILEEAGVEVLLSNLGLGSDSASFLISAFTTLLMLPCIGVAMKLMDISGRRRLLLTTIPVLIVSLIILVFSELVDLGTVVNAAISTACVIVYFCCFVMGYGPIPNILCSEIFPTRVRGLCIAICALVYWIGDIIVTYTLPVMLSSIGLAGIFGIYAVVCLISWVFVFLKVPETKGMPLEVITEFFSVGARQAGATKNE; encoded by the exons ATGAGGGGTGCTGCTTTTGTAGCCATTGCTGCTACAATTGGTAACTTTTTGCAGGGATGGGATAATGCTACCATTGCTG GAGCAATTGTGTACATTAAGAATGACCTCAATCTAGGAACTAGCGTTGAAGGTCTAGTGGTGGCTATGTCACTGATAGGAGCAACAGCTATTACAACATGCTCAGGGGCTATATCAGATTGGCTTGGTCGGCGTCCAATGCTGATAATGTCTTCAATGCTTTATTTTGTCAGTGGTTTGGTAATGTTGTGGTCACCTAATGTCTATATTTTGTGCCTAGCCAGGCTATTAGATGGATTTGGAATTGGTTTAGCCGTGACTCTTGTCCCAGTCTATATATCTGAGACTGCCCCATCTGAGATAAGGGGATTGTTAAATACGTTACCACAATTCACTGGTTCCGGGGGAATGTTTCTATCTTATTGTATGGTTTTTGGGATGTCATTGATGGACTCACCAAGTTGGAGGTTGATGCTTGGGGTTCTATCCATCCCTTCTCTCCTCTATTTTGCCTTTACGGTTTTTTATTTGCCTGAATCTCCTCGGTGGCTTGTGAGTAAAGGAAGAATGCTTGAAGCTAAACAGGTTCTTCAGAGATTACGTGGCAGGGAAGATgtttcag GAGAGATGGCTTTGCTGGTTGAGGGCCTTGGCATTGGAGGTGAAACCTCTATAGAAGAGTACATAATAGGTCCAGCTGATGAACTTGATGAAAGTCAGGAACCCGGTGCTGATAAAGACAAAATCAGACTATATGGACCGGAAGAGGGCCTGTCTTGGGTTGCCAAGCCTGTCGCTGGACAAAGCATTCTTAGTATTGCCTCTCGCCCCGGAAGCATGGTGAACCAAAGTATGCCCCTTATGGACCCTCTTGTGACATTATTTGGTAGTGTTCATGAAAAGCTTCCCGAGACAGGGAGCACGCGTAGTATGCTTTTTCCGAATTTTGGAAGCATGTTTAGTACAGCAGAGCCTCATGCTAGAAATGAACAATGGGATGAGGAGAGCTTGCAGAGAGAAGGTGAGGACTATGCATCAGATGCTGCAGGAGGAGACTCGGATGACAATTTGCATAGCCCATTAATCTCACGTCAAACAACAAGCTTGGAAAAGGACATGGTTCCCCCAGCTTCCCATATCAGTTCTCTAAGCATGAGACGCCATAGCACTCTTGTGCAAGATGTTACAGAATCAGTTGGTGGTACAGGGATTGGAGGTGGTTGGCAGTTGGCATGGAAATGGTCTGAGCGAGAAGGTGAGGGTGGAAAGAAGGAAGGAGGGTTTAAAAGGATTTATTTGCACGAGGAGGGAATCCCAGGATCTCGACGTGGCTCTCTTGTATCACTTCCAGGTAATGATATGCCCGCAGAAGGTGAGTTTATCCAGGCAGCTGCACTAGTGAGCCAACCTGCTCTTTATTCCAAGGAGCTTATGGATCAGCATCCTGTTGGACCAGCAATGGTTCATCCAGCTGAAACTGCCTCAGAAGGACCAGTTTGGACTGCTCTCCTTGACCCGGGAGTCAAACGTGCTTTATTAGTTGGGATTGGGATTCAGATTCTTCAGCAG TTTTCCGGCATTAATGGAGTTCTCTACTACACTCCTCAAATTCTTGAAGAGGCAGGTGTTGAAGTGCTTCTTTCAAACTTGGGCCTTGGTTCAGATTCTGCATCATTTCTTATTAGTGCATTTACAACCTTGCTGATGCTGCCCTGTATAGGTGTAGCCATGAAACTCATGGATATATCAGGCAGGAG GCGGCTGCTACTCACCACGATCCCGGTGCTTATAGTGTCACTGATCATTCTAGTTTTTAGTGAACTTGTGGATTTGGGCACGGTTGTGAATGCTGCCATCTCAACTGCATGTGTTATTGTTTACTTCTGCTGCTTTGTGATGGGCTATGGACCAATACCAAATATCCTCTGCTCTGAGATCTTTCCAACAAGGGTCCGGGGGCTTTGTATTGCAATCTGTGCTTTGGTTTATTGGATCGGAGACATCATTGTTACTTACACACTGCCAGTGATGCTGAGTTCTATAGGCCTAGCGGGCATCTTCGGGATATATGCTGTTGTATGTCTGATATCGTGGGTGTTTGTGTTCTTGAAAGTACCAGAGACCAAAGGAATGCCACTTGAAGTCATTACCGAGTTCTTTTCTGTTGGTGCAAGACAAGCTGGTGCTACAAAGAATGAGTGA